In one window of Macaca thibetana thibetana isolate TM-01 chromosome 5, ASM2454274v1, whole genome shotgun sequence DNA:
- the MSANTD1 gene encoding myb/SANT-like DNA-binding domain-containing protein 1: MAAAEGPGYLVSPQAEKHRRARNWTDAEMRGLMLVWEEFFDELKQTKRNAKVYEKMASKLFEMTGERRLGEEIKIKITNMTFQYRKLKCMTDSESAPPDWPYYLAIDGILAKVPESCDGKLPDSQPPGPSTSQTEASLSPPAKSTPLYFPYNQCSYEGRFEDDRSDSSSSLLSLKFRSEERPVKKRKVQSCHLQKKQLRLLEAMVEEQRRLSRAVEETCREVRRVLDQQHILQVQSLQLQERMMSLLERIITKSSV, from the exons ATGGCGGCGGCCGAGGGGCCCGGCTACCTGGTGTCTCCCCAGGCGGAGAAGCACCGGCGGGCCCGCAACTGGACCGACGCCGAGATGCGCGGCCTCATGCTGGTCTGGGAGGAGTTCTTCGACGAGCTCAAGCAGACCAAGCGCAACGCCAAGGTGTACGAGAAGATGGCCAGCAAGCTCTTCGAGATGACCGGCGAGCGCAGGCTGGGCGAGGAGATCAAGATCAAGATCACCAACATGACCTTCCAGTACAG GAAATTAAAATGCATGACAGATAGCGAGTCCGCCCCGCCCGACTGGCCCTATTACCTAGCCATTGATGGGATTCTGGCCAAGGTCCCCGAGTCCTGTGATGGCAAACTGCCGGACAGCCAGCCGCCGGGGCCCTCCACATCCCAGACCGAGGCGTCCCTGTCGCCGCCCGCTAAGTCCACCCCTCTGTACTTCCCGTATAACCAGTGCTCCTACGAAGGCCGCTTTGAGGACGATCGCTCCGACAGCTCCTCCAGCTTACTGTCCCTTAAGTTCAG GTCGGAGGAGCGACCGGTGAAGAAGCGCAAGGTGCAGAGCTGCCACCTGCAGAAGAAGCAGCTGCGGCTGCTGGAGGCCATGGTGGAGGAGCAGCGCCGGCTGAGCCGCGCCGTGGAGGAGACCTGCCGCGAGGTGCGCCGCGTGCTGGACCAGCAGCACATCCTTCAGGTGCAGAGCCTGCAGCTGCAGGAACGCATGATGAGTCTGCTGGAGAGGATCATCACCAAGTCCAGCGTCTAG